The following are encoded in a window of Fimbriimonadaceae bacterium genomic DNA:
- a CDS encoding TonB-dependent receptor, with protein sequence MIEFRQIMVGVVIWLAGSIAVGSDPILAESGGMEGSGALELPVVEVRDQPIQTGGTGSLHLEEVSQSASRLGVSIREIPASVEVIDQTLMQERGLRTISEAVQGATGLSVGDSPGNPVNFSMRGFTNNQLRLLYDGLLLGPAQMTSRPRDTWNLDRIEVLKGPASVLYGEGALGGAINFVTKRPFREDHVVTDALLSIGSFNTLRTALGSGGPLGSDKLHYRVDLSYQRADHYAGVQRSPYTYWNLTSALLYDAAPTLAFELSFDVTHDRSVPYWGTPLMPGGFSGSSAINGVVTTNDGRTIDGRILRQNFNVVDADMSATTYWTKFKTNWQPAHTIELRNQAYYYWAERNWQNAETYQFNPGTQLIDRDRFFVQHDQYIVGDRMEAQIKERLFEHGNRFVIGVEFSHLHLNRPSFFGGGDSIDPLAIPSGSFGSITSAEQRTTITTAALFVEEQFNITEALKLVGGMRHDRIDLDRQLFNAAGVFNTTASFERSFNPTTWRAGLVYDLLPTLTLYGQYATAADPVGTNVFIVRAAENFDLATGAQWEVGAKGQLWHNRAEWTVAYFDIYRKNILTQTSLTAAQNVGRQTSKGIELSGAIRPTDAWRLQGNVTVLSARFADFSESAGSSVASRGGNRPPNVPEVMANLWSVYRVPFVVPFDLGAAFRYVGHRYADNANAVRLNAYMTTDAWVSVPYKNMTFMLRGRNLLDKTYAIWADPFYPSQVLIGAPRTVELMMTARF encoded by the coding sequence GTGATTGAGTTTCGTCAAATTATGGTGGGTGTTGTCATATGGTTAGCGGGGAGTATCGCCGTCGGGTCGGATCCGATCTTGGCGGAATCCGGGGGCATGGAAGGTTCAGGTGCGCTGGAGTTACCGGTGGTGGAGGTGCGGGACCAGCCGATTCAGACCGGCGGAACGGGATCGTTGCATCTGGAAGAGGTCAGCCAGTCGGCGAGCCGGTTGGGCGTCTCGATTCGGGAGATCCCGGCAAGTGTGGAAGTAATCGATCAGACTCTGATGCAGGAGCGTGGACTTCGGACAATCTCAGAAGCCGTGCAGGGGGCCACCGGGCTGTCGGTGGGCGACTCGCCGGGTAACCCGGTCAATTTCTCCATGCGCGGTTTTACGAACAATCAACTGCGGCTGCTGTATGACGGTCTCCTCCTGGGGCCGGCGCAAATGACATCACGTCCGCGGGATACGTGGAATCTCGACCGAATCGAAGTGCTCAAGGGGCCGGCATCCGTCCTCTATGGCGAGGGAGCGTTGGGCGGGGCGATCAATTTTGTGACGAAACGCCCGTTCCGGGAGGATCATGTGGTCACCGATGCGCTATTGTCCATCGGCTCCTTCAATACGCTTCGAACGGCATTGGGCAGCGGCGGGCCGCTGGGATCGGACAAGCTGCACTATCGTGTCGATCTCAGTTATCAGCGCGCGGATCACTACGCCGGTGTGCAGCGGTCGCCCTATACGTATTGGAACCTGACGAGCGCCTTGTTGTACGACGCCGCCCCCACCCTCGCCTTCGAGCTCTCCTTCGACGTCACGCACGACCGGAGCGTGCCCTACTGGGGGACTCCGTTGATGCCGGGAGGGTTTTCCGGTTCGTCGGCGATCAACGGAGTCGTCACGACCAACGACGGCCGGACGATCGATGGCCGGATTCTCCGACAGAACTTCAATGTTGTTGATGCCGACATGAGTGCGACGACCTACTGGACCAAGTTCAAGACGAACTGGCAGCCGGCACACACCATCGAACTCCGCAATCAGGCCTATTACTACTGGGCCGAACGCAACTGGCAAAACGCCGAGACCTACCAGTTCAATCCGGGTACGCAATTGATCGATCGGGACCGGTTCTTTGTCCAGCACGATCAGTACATTGTCGGCGATCGGATGGAGGCTCAGATCAAGGAGCGGCTTTTTGAGCACGGAAACCGGTTTGTGATCGGCGTGGAATTCAGCCATCTGCATCTGAACCGCCCCAGCTTCTTCGGCGGGGGAGACAGCATCGATCCGCTGGCGATCCCGAGCGGGTCCTTCGGGTCGATCACCTCGGCTGAGCAGCGGACGACGATTACGACTGCCGCGCTCTTCGTCGAAGAGCAATTCAACATTACGGAGGCGCTCAAGCTAGTCGGTGGCATGCGGCATGATCGTATCGATCTGGACCGGCAACTCTTCAATGCCGCCGGGGTCTTCAATACGACCGCCAGCTTTGAACGGAGCTTCAATCCGACGACCTGGCGAGCGGGATTGGTCTATGACCTGCTGCCGACCTTGACCCTCTACGGTCAGTATGCCACGGCGGCGGATCCGGTCGGGACCAATGTGTTCATCGTGCGGGCGGCGGAGAATTTCGATCTGGCGACTGGTGCGCAGTGGGAAGTCGGCGCGAAGGGACAGCTGTGGCACAACCGGGCCGAGTGGACCGTGGCCTATTTCGACATCTATCGAAAGAACATCCTGACCCAGACGTCGCTGACGGCGGCACAGAACGTGGGTCGACAGACGTCGAAGGGCATCGAGCTGAGCGGCGCCATCCGGCCGACCGATGCCTGGCGATTGCAGGGAAACGTTACGGTCCTATCAGCTCGGTTTGCTGATTTCTCCGAGTCGGCGGGCAGCAGCGTCGCGAGTCGTGGCGGTAACCGGCCGCCGAACGTGCCGGAAGTGATGGCGAATCTATGGAGCGTGTACCGGGTGCCGTTTGTCGTGCCGTTCGATTTGGGCGCCGCATTCCGGTATGTCGGCCACCGCTACGCGGATAACGCGAACGCCGTCCGGCTCAATGCCTACATGACCACGGACGCCTGGGTCTCGGTTCCGTACAAGAACATGACCTTCATGCTACGTGGCCGCAATTTGCTCGATAAGACCTATGCCATCTGGGCGGACCCGTTCTACCCC